The Leishmania donovani BPK282A1 complete genome, chromosome 9 genome includes a region encoding these proteins:
- a CDS encoding DNA-directed RNA polymerase III subunit, putative, whose amino-acid sequence MFSSYILYDTVAIEAVYFPRHFTNECADSGGAAATNTTSGPSSAATATVAVRSDGDNECYSLTLRDILLHRLTERYVGRVIPSRGLCVAITEVMEYSASSVRGAAASAWLTVTFGVCVFAPNPGTRLKARIAYQTAAGVYLTMDLFVAIPFLVPAEMLVPGSRFSAAQGFWYLPLDTEDQEGGERSAELGAGPAVAGMGQGSGKDGDGYGSDTLASSALSSTTAAAAAPYNAYMVGAEVIVKVASCTVQSEETVSAAEDADGASGGDSGAIPIMELRGSFVGDALGPMSWFEKDDDA is encoded by the coding sequence ATGTTTTCTTCGTACATCCTCTACGACACGGTGGCCATCGAGGCCGTCTACTTCCCCCGCCACTTCACCAACGAGTGCGCTGATAGTGGTGGTGCAGCCGCGACGAACACCACTAGTGGTCCCTCGtccgctgcgacggcgaccgTCGCGgtccgcagcgacggcgacaacgaATGCTACTCGCTCACCTTGCGCGACatcctgctgcaccgcctcacAGAGCGTTACGTTGGACGCGTCATTCCCTCTCGGGGTCTCTGCGTGGCCATCACAGAAGTGATGGAGTACTCGGCCAGctccgtgcgcggcgcggcagcatcggcgtGGCTTACAGTGACctttggtgtgtgcgtgttcgcgCCGAACCCAGGCACGCGTCTCAAGGCCCGCATCGCTTATCAGACGGCTGCTGGTGTGTACTTGACGATGGATCTGTTTGTGGCCATTCCGTTCCTGGTGCCGGCGGAGATGCTAGTGCCTGGTTCACGCTTCAGCGCCGCACAAGGATTCTGGTACCTCCCGCTGGACACGGAGGACCAAGAGGGCGGCGAACGCAGTGCGGAGCTCGGCGCAGGCCCAGCGGTGGCAGGGATGGGGcaaggcagcggcaaggacgGCGACGGGTATGGTAGTGACACATTGGCCTCAAGCGCGCTCTCATCTacgaccgccgctgccgcagcgccgtacAACGCCTACATGGTGGGTGCTGAGGTGATTGTGAAGGTGGCGTCGTGCACGGTGCAATCGGAAGAAACTGTATCCGCAGCGgaagacgccgacggcgccagtggcggggacagcggcgccatTCCGATTAtggagctgcgcggcagtTTCGTCGGCGATGCTCTTGGGCCCATGTCATGGTTCGAAAAGGACGACGATGCGTGA